AATAGACAAATTGAAGAACACGAAATTTATGTTCATGATGAAACCTCTCTTAAACCTTATTGCGTTTCAATAAGTATGTACCCGTTCCTCTTAGATGGGATGAAAAAACTTGGTGGTGAGTCTCTTGCACCTGAGCATTTAGAAAGTTTCTGCGGGTCCTTTATTAATCTTATCTTTGCGGTGAGTTCACAGTTTGCAGGAGCTGTTGCGACTGTTGAGTTCTTAATGTATTTTGATCATTTCGCAAGAAAGGACTATGGAGATGCATACTTCGATACTCATAGGTCTATTATCGAGAACCACTTTCAACACGTTGTTTACTCTATAAATCAGCCGGCAGCTGCCAGAGGTTATCAAAGTGTCTTTTGGAATATTTCCCTTTTTGATGAAGAGTATTTTAATACTATGTTTGCTGATTTTTCATTTCCTAATTTTGATAAACCAAAGTGGGAGAGTGTATTCCAACTACAAAAGCTTTTTATGAAGTGGTTTAATCAGGAAAGGCAAAAGGCCGTTCTCACTTTTCCTGTCGTTACTGCGGCAATGTTGGTTGATGATGAAAAACCAATTGATGATAAATTTGCTGACTTTTGCTGTGAGGAGCTAGCACAGGGAAACTCGTTTTTTATCTATCAGTCTAAGAGTGCTGATAGTCTCGCTAGTTGTTGTAGATTACGAAATGAAATATCTCAGAACACTTTTAGCTACTCTTTAGGAGCCGGTGGGGTTGCAACGGGCTCTATCAACGTGATTACAATTAATCTCAATAGGCTTATTCAGCAAGGACGAAGTCTCAAAGAACAAGTGAAGAATATTCATAAGTATCAAGTGGCCTATAGAAGCTTGATGCAGAAATATAAAGAGGCTTCATTGTTGCCCGTCTATGACGCTGGTTTTATCGACTTGAATAAGCAGTTTCTAACAATTGGCATAAATGGAATGGTTGAAGCTGCTGAGTACTTGGGTATTCAGGCCAGCGATAATACAGAGTATACAGAATTTGTTAGGAGTCAGCTTAAAGTCATTTATGATGAAAATATAAGTGCTAAAAAAGAGTATGGTTATATGTTTAATACAGAATTTGTTCCCGCCGAAAACCTAGGGCCTAAGAATGCAAAGTGGGATAGTGAAGATGGATTCATAACAAAGAGAAGTTGCTATAACTCATATTTCTATCCCGTAGAGAGCCTTGAGCTAAATGCTCTCGATAAATTTAAAATGCATGGAAGAGAAATGAATGAGTTTCTTGATGGCGGATCTGCACTACATCTAAATCTTGAGGAGCATCTAAGTAAAGAAAATTATCGCAACTTACTCAATATTTCTGCTCGTACCGGTTGTAATTATTTTTGTACAAATATTTTAGTAACAATCTGTAATGACTGTCATTTCATTGATAAGAGAACTTTAAAGTCTTGCTCTAAATGTAGTAGTACAAATATTGATCATGGAACGAGAGTCATAGGATATCTGAAAAGAATATCTTCTTTTTCAAATCCACGACAGTCTGAGCATGATAGACGGTATTATTTAAACCATCGATAAATAGTTTTGTATCAGGCAGTCTTTTGACTGTCTTGATACTCTTGACCGTACTTCGTATCGATACCTACAATATGTGATCTAAGCCAAAACTTTAGAAAATCAAAGAATGTATGATCAACAGATCCATTTTCTTCATACTTTGCTAAATGTTCTCCAAAAGTCTCTAGAAGCTTTTTGTGAATTATTTTGTGAGTAGCAATGCCCGAAAAATTCATCTTTTCCATAAACTCTTCTTCGTTTGTAAAATGTTCTACTGTGGCATCTTTTAGAGATAGAAATAGGCCTCTAAATTCTGGATTGTTTGGGTTCTCTTTATACATATCGAACATGAGATTCATAATATTTAACAAATTCTTATGTTCATTATTCATATCATCAACTTTTATGTCTAATTCTTCAGACCATTCCATTAAGCTCATAATAACTCCTTTACTAACTTAACGACTTTTATGTAAATATTTTGATTTAAGATTGGCCAAATATTTTGGATAAGTAAGCTTGATAAATATGTTGATAATTATCATCATATCTAGACTTTAGAAGATAGTGGTTGAGTACTTTTTTAAAGTAGTCTTCGCTGGATTTTGAGTGCAAGTTACTTCCAACATTGCAAATCTTATTTGAACCATTCTTAGAAACATAGAGTACTTCATAGAACCATTTACCGTCTTTAATAAGTTGCTCATCAATTGAAGTAAAACCTTCTTCGATTAGATATGTTCTCACTTCAAAGAGGTTATAGTGAGGAGAGAGAAGAAAATCGACATTACTTAAGTCATTATTTTCTATAATTCCTTTTAGTATTTCAATAGTCTCCTTTCCTCCTACTCCACATATGCATATAAGTTTAATATTACCATCATTAAGAACTTTAATTTTGGACGCATCAAGGACCTGGGAGTTTAACTTATTAGTAGAATTAGGAAAGTGATAATCTAGTGTTGCTCTTAGTTTCTCTATTATTGATGGAACAATATCTATGAAGTAAATATTCTTAGCTCTATTTTTCCTGAAAATCTCAATCCCAATCTTTCCATGATCGCAACAGGTATCCCACGCTTCTTGGTAGTTCTTATTTAAAATAGAAATTAACTTCGATATTCTATTGTTGTGCATGCTTTAGAATAATGACGTCTCTTACAATTGATTCACTCATTCTATGAGCAATATTGAACTCTAATGCCAGCATAGAGTGTTTCTGTGCAAGTTCAATAACAACGTCTCTTTTAGGGTTATTAGAGTTATATCCAATTACTATTGAACCATCTTTTTTTAAACATTTCTTCCACTGGGCCAAGCTAATATCGATTGCATCAAAAGGATTATTTAAACCATTGTCGGTTCTATGTTGTATGCCATAAGGGATATCAGTAATGATCAGATCAAACCTTTCTGAGCTAAGTAACTCAGAACAATTCGCTGAATTTCCTGATATCATTTTAAAGTGATTTTTTTCATGAGATACTTCTATAAATTTCCCTAGGCCTAGCTTATTCTTTTTACCAACAAAACCATCCTTTATTGTGGTTCGAATGGAACAAATTTTTGACCATTTCTTTACGATTTGAGTAACATCCATAATTGCGCGAGGGTCTAGCTCTATACCTTTAGAAATAATTCCATACCTAAGGCACCAAAGTAGAGTCGTTGCTCTACCGCACATTGGATCTAGTACTTTTATATTTTCTTTATTATTTATGGAGGCCTTACCTAAATTGATCATCAATTGTGTAAAGCGCTCATTCGTTTTGCCTTTAAATTTACTGCCGAAAATAAAATTATCATGTAGTGAAAATTGTGCTTTTAAATCAAGGGGCTTTAGTGTTCCATCAATTTGCTCAAAGGCGCCATGAAAGAATGACATATACGAAATTTCCTCAAGTGTTTCTTGATCTACTTCAATATCGATAAAATCTAGCAATCCAATACTATTTAATCTAGCTTCTAGGCCTGGAAAGCAAAACTGTAATTCTGCTAAGGCGCATTCAGTATATTGCGCAAAATAAGCGCTTTTGATTTCAGGTGAAATAAGTAGTGAGATTTTCTTCATGGATTCCTAAAATGTAAGACTGTTAAAGGATGGAGCTTAGCATTATTACTACGAATAGGGAATAGTTACCGGTGGTGTACTTTTGTTTGACACTGCAAACTTCTGATTGTAGATACATATTATGAAAAAACTACTTATACTTATATCACTATTATCTTTTAATACTCATGCCTCCGAAGAAGCTGCTGAAGCTTTAGGTGAGAGGCTATTCAATGATTTTCGCTTCTCTGCTTACTTTGCAAAGGTTTCTAAGGGCAATGTTAATCATGAATTGAAGAAGGGCTCTCCTGCAGTTGAAGTTATTGACACTTTAATTGGTCAGACCACTTCACCTTTTATGGGAAAGGCAACGAGTTGTTCTAGTTGCCATATGGTTGATCAGGGTCTTGAGATAGAAGGGCTTGGAATGCGTGGTTATAATGACGCCGCCAAGAGAACTCCTATTTGGTTTAGAGCAAAAGATCAGAAAACGACAACTCTAAGAAATACTCCAGCTTTAATTGGAATTAACTCTAAGTACCTTCCTCATTCATTCGTACATTTTGATGGAGAGTTAGATGGTATTAA
This window of the Halobacteriovorax sp. HLS genome carries:
- the nrdD gene encoding anaerobic ribonucleoside-triphosphate reductase; this encodes MLKLTEEQIENKIDFIKKYQEATNAASGSKFDANANVSFKNIATLEAEINKDINIQVNRRLISNEIRGLFGEDLAKEYNRQIEEHEIYVHDETSLKPYCVSISMYPFLLDGMKKLGGESLAPEHLESFCGSFINLIFAVSSQFAGAVATVEFLMYFDHFARKDYGDAYFDTHRSIIENHFQHVVYSINQPAAARGYQSVFWNISLFDEEYFNTMFADFSFPNFDKPKWESVFQLQKLFMKWFNQERQKAVLTFPVVTAAMLVDDEKPIDDKFADFCCEELAQGNSFFIYQSKSADSLASCCRLRNEISQNTFSYSLGAGGVATGSINVITINLNRLIQQGRSLKEQVKNIHKYQVAYRSLMQKYKEASLLPVYDAGFIDLNKQFLTIGINGMVEAAEYLGIQASDNTEYTEFVRSQLKVIYDENISAKKEYGYMFNTEFVPAENLGPKNAKWDSEDGFITKRSCYNSYFYPVESLELNALDKFKMHGREMNEFLDGGSALHLNLEEHLSKENYRNLLNISARTGCNYFCTNILVTICNDCHFIDKRTLKSCSKCSSTNIDHGTRVIGYLKRISSFSNPRQSEHDRRYYLNHR
- a CDS encoding bacteriohemerythrin, which gives rise to MSLMEWSEELDIKVDDMNNEHKNLLNIMNLMFDMYKENPNNPEFRGLFLSLKDATVEHFTNEEEFMEKMNFSGIATHKIIHKKLLETFGEHLAKYEENGSVDHTFFDFLKFWLRSHIVGIDTKYGQEYQDSQKTA
- a CDS encoding tRNA (adenine(22)-N(1))-methyltransferase TrmK, whose protein sequence is MHNNRISKLISILNKNYQEAWDTCCDHGKIGIEIFRKNRAKNIYFIDIVPSIIEKLRATLDYHFPNSTNKLNSQVLDASKIKVLNDGNIKLICICGVGGKETIEILKGIIENNDLSNVDFLLSPHYNLFEVRTYLIEEGFTSIDEQLIKDGKWFYEVLYVSKNGSNKICNVGSNLHSKSSEDYFKKVLNHYLLKSRYDDNYQHIYQAYLSKIFGQS
- a CDS encoding TRM11 family methyltransferase codes for the protein MKKISLLISPEIKSAYFAQYTECALAELQFCFPGLEARLNSIGLLDFIDIEVDQETLEEISYMSFFHGAFEQIDGTLKPLDLKAQFSLHDNFIFGSKFKGKTNERFTQLMINLGKASINNKENIKVLDPMCGRATTLLWCLRYGIISKGIELDPRAIMDVTQIVKKWSKICSIRTTIKDGFVGKKNKLGLGKFIEVSHEKNHFKMISGNSANCSELLSSERFDLIITDIPYGIQHRTDNGLNNPFDAIDISLAQWKKCLKKDGSIVIGYNSNNPKRDVVIELAQKHSMLALEFNIAHRMSESIVRDVIILKHAQQ